From Lolium perenne isolate Kyuss_39 chromosome 5, Kyuss_2.0, whole genome shotgun sequence, a single genomic window includes:
- the LOC127303189 gene encoding uncharacterized protein — protein MERDEIQENFMEELIANGTLDDRDDDVIPDDGGDDVTATYLNASGEGAEDIEEEDPSGAGEEQDHHNGSRTVVITEPSGSSTSSVKSRKRGPAKKLDDGVRHDITHIENDGKPIAPEKGAKAFIAQCGVLVRDHVPITVREWHKPKGLVLSAEEEAQGLYIDDVAKNSIMNKLMAHFNIVPEEGGDAEKAKMEQALREFGKKKMAELFKSHKKRLRRLIKLKKTPDSEKVKSHWDEFVKYSTESEEFLRRSEINKANAALKLYHQILGPGGYRANRRLKW, from the exons atggagagagatgaaattcaagaaaatttcatggaggaactcatagcaaacggtactctggatgatcgcgacgacgacgttattccagatgatggcggtgacgatgtcaccgcaacttatttgaatgcctccggtgagggagcggaggatattgaggaagaagatcctagtggcgccggtgaggaacaagatcatcataatggctcccgaactgtagttatcaccgag ccctccggatcgagcacttcttctgtaaagtcgaggaagcgaggcccggccaaaaagttggatgacggtgttaggcacgacatcacccacatcgagaatgatggtaaaccgattgctccagagaaaggtgcaaaggcatttatagctcaatgcggagtgcttgttagggaccacgtcccgatcaccgttcgagaatggcacaagccgaagggactagtgctgtctgcagaggaagaagctcaaggtctttatatcgatgatgtagccaaaaacagcattatgaacaagctcatggcacatttcaacatagtacccgaagaggggggtgacgctgagaaggccaagatggagcaggccctccgcgagtttggcaagaagaagatggccgaactattcaagagccacaagaaaagattgcgccgccttatcaagttaaagaagactccggacagtgagaaggtaaaaagtcactgggacgaattcgtgaagtacagcacggagtcagaagaatttttgagaaggtcggaaataaataaggcaaatgctgcgttgaagctatatcaccaaattctgggtccaggtggatacagggctaaccgtcggctcaaatggtaa